GGTCGAGTTCTTTGCTTTGAGTGTGGAGAGCTTGATCACATCCGTTCGCACTGCCCCAAGCTTGGGAGAGCCAAGAAAAAAGACAATGGAGACAAAGTTCAAGGACAATAAGCTAAAAGGAATGTTCAATGGAAGGAAGTCCAAGCAAGCTCAAGAAGGTATTGAATCAAGTATGTGCAGATCTTGAGAGTGGTGAAGACAATgacaagggaaagaacatcttcGGCGTATGCTTCATGGCTCATGGTGAATCAGATTCCTGAGTATGAAGACAATGAGGTAAATTCCCCAAGAGAATTCCTTGAAGAAGTTATTTTGACTTTTAGCTCCAAAAATAAAAGATGTGAGAAGATGATCAAAAAACATAAGTTTACCattgaggaggaagagagataaTTTACTAAGGGATGTGAACTGAATTAATACCCTAGTCCATTTTTTTGAGGAAATACCCTAGTCTATTTGCCCATCGAGATCATCTCTAAATGGGAAAGTTTCATCTATAGCATAAATATTTTACATTTTATCAGTACCAATAAATACCTTAAGACCCTTCCACCTTTCAAAAATACCACAAACATTAGGTACCATCGATCGGAATAGATTTTGTGACTTACCGAGACAAAGTTGCCCCTCTCCTTCTTCAACCTCTCATCATGCATCCTCGCTCACCAGTTGTTCCCTAACCGTAACAATCGATCAAGTATACATGGCGGCACCATAAATCCATCCCCAAGCCCTAAAAATTGACTGAAGCATCCATGGCGGTGCTAGAAACCATCCCCAAGCATCACCTTGCAGAAGAAACTAGTTTAGGAGTCACCGAAAGAACAAGAACCACTGCACAGGAGTAAGAAGAGGGAGAgccactgattttttttttctttttatgcagcTCAAGCTCTAGAGTTTGGGAGAAAAAATTGAGGCCTCTAGGTGGATTTGTGCCTGCTTTTCCCTGCGTCATTGCCATAGATGTGGACTTAAGGCTCGAAGAGAAAATTGGTGAAGTATGAGAAGAAAGGGGGAAGATACGACAGGTTGAACAAAAGGGCTGAGGGGCAACTTGGTCTTTGGAAAGTAGCGTTGTCTCCCTCGCATCAATTTTGTTAAGATTTGTGCTTTTTTCTGGAAGGAATAGGGTTTCATTGTGGTATTTTGGAAGGTGGGAGAATTTTGTggtatttatttgtaaaataaggtTTAAAAAGggttaaaatgtaaaaattctAGGTAGGGTATGTATGACTTGTTGCATATATACCACCACTACACAAACCAAAGTTACCAAATGGTAATCATGGCAGTAAATTACTtcttccgttccaaaatataaggcataaccacctctaacccaaagaccaagaaataattattatcatcttgtagtttggatcatcctaataaatactccctccatctacttttgatagtcatatttccaaatctgaaaattttatttttgataggcatatttcaatccaatagCTTATCATCTTAATGGCTTTCTTGGATTTTATgcgtgactcttcattcttccacacaacattggttacatgggcatcgagaaatgtaaatattaatgaatcgcttgtttacgaagaatgactagtagcatatttaaatggatgataagtagaattacttatccttgatttgtgtgccaagatgaaatatgacaatcaaaagtagatggagggagtataatgaatgcatccaatagaattagagaacataagagtggaggatttaaaaaagtaataatttaatggagaagaggtcatagttaattgcttgcatgcatgcacgcctcATATTATGGAACTTCTAAAAAaagtggttatgccttatattatggaatagagggagtaatgtCTTCCCCTTCATAATCCTTCAGTTACGCAACTAACAAAAAACCGTCATGTACCTTTAGATCTAACAGTGGAGAACAAAATTGTATTGGCAGAGTTTATGTACAGCTGACAACCACCAAACAGTGGTTGCAGATTACAACAAATTGATGCATCTCACAGTTTGCCCATTAACAAAATGCatattttcaatatatattttgtttgtgtaaTATGTATGTCTGGTAAGATAACAATTGGCGCCTACTCCCAATAGAAAATAGTATGGACACTCAAACTCAAGCAGTTAAGTTTGCATCAATATACATTTTTTAGCACTTGTAGCTTTGTTGGAGATTTCTTAAAGCCAAATCTCTTTTATGTAGAACGTTCTGCTCAAAGAACACAATCAACCTGACAGAGCAACGCAATGGAGACATTAGACTTGACAATATTGtcattggggggggggggggggggggatctgATAAactaggaaaaacaaaaaattgtttACTTTCACAGAAAGAAAATAAGAATTTGTGACAATTATTGTTGAACATTCCTGCCTCAAACCTGCATCCATATTACCAGTAGGAAGTAATACAAAGTTTGATACATGGCAGTAAGAAAGTATGTGAAGAGCAGATTCAGATGGTGCATGTAGCAGCACCAAAtcaaaacaattaaaaaatattaaacagcAAGTGAAGTTCTGCGATCAAACACCCAGCATAAGATTTACAACAAGGTTtcataaaaacaatatttttaagcACGAAACTATGCCATGGAGAACAAGGTTGTATTGTAATCATACATGATAACTTCGCGGACGTGTCACCTCAGAAAGTGGACTACGATTTTGTAGCCTTTGACTATTATTACTCCAGATACCTTGATCTTGTAGGTCTAATAATTTATTCCAACATAAACTTCAATAGACACATGGCAAAACATCATATTTATACAAGGAAGCTGTAGACTTTATTTAACTAGAATTTGGAAGGAAATTGGAATATGTAAAGTACTAAAGTAGGATCCCATTCCAAAGAGTATCTTTAGTGAAAAAATGGCTTTGCCAATTTAGGTTATTAAACTTGCAGGTGGGCTTCAGTAGTGTTAGATGAAAACAAAGCTGCTTCTTGTCACTAAAATTTGGTTACGACAACGAAAGAACGGTGCTTAGTATTTCACTATGATGTGACTTGAATGCATAATTAAAGTTTCACACTCCAGTGAAAAATATGTTTACTTCTAATGGGTTCAAATTCAAAACCATTTGTCACATCATGCACGATGTCAGCAACATAGTTTTAGGCTGAGAATAGCAACTGCTAAGATCAGTCcaataaataaattcaaaatatcCAATTCCCATGTTGATTAGTTATCCATATGAACATTGAGAGTATCAATGGAACGTCTACCATTTTTGTaattatatgatttttctgcttctatatacattttttGTACCATTTTCTGCTTCTATATACATAGcccaatgctgctgctgctgctcttctgCAAACCATCAGAAGGCTCACAAAAACAATGGCACTCATCCAAGAAAAAGATCACCCTGTTGAACCCTCTAAACACatcagtgtggatgatgaggaaATCACTTCTCCGCCGGTGGAAGAAAAGGCAGCTGCTGCGGCGGACAAAAAGTTCCCATTCTTTGGGCTGCTTCGCTATGCTGATGGACTAGATTGGCTGCTCATGGTAGCAGGAACAATGGGGTCCTTCCTGCATGGTATGGGGCCTTCGATGTCATATTACTTGGTCGGCAAAGGCATCGATGTGGTCGGGAACAACATAGGCAATCGGGAGGCCACAGTCCATGAACTCTCTAAGGTAATCTGTCCAAAATACTTGGAAACCGCCATGTAGAATGCAAGCTGGTATCACTGAATGTTCTTCTTTGACTTATATATTGAAGGCAAAATGTTGGTTATACCCTTAACATAGTCTAATTGTGTTATTCTTGTTTGTAGTTAATTCCTTATATGTGGGCATTGGCAATTATTACACTTCCTGGTGGAATGATTGGTGAGTGCATTCttctaaattttctatatttggAACTGTACCTTGTAAGATACTGAAAGTAAGTTATTACCTATTAAATTATGCTTTAAAGTAAGAGCATAGTGGAAGCCTGAAGGAACCTATCAAAATCCAAAGATCCTATAACCTGTTTGACAGCTATAAGTGCATACAGAACAGAATATAAGACAGAAGGTCGAGCAATTTCACTGTGGCTAAAGGTTGGTGAAGTGGCTTTTTGGTTGAGCTTAGGCCAACCGACTGAATCTAGTATGGCCCAACCTGGTTAGAATATTGTCAACATTTGTAGCATATACCTTAACAATATATTATCTACTAGGCACCTGAAGATAACTGTCTGGAAaatgtgaaaaagaaaattggaCCCTGAGTACAGAGCATCATGACACAGAAATGTGCAGAGAAAACGAAAGATTAAGACTTTAAAAGTGAGCAATTCATAGCAACACCATTCCCTATGTTACTACTTGTCTGTTTGTCTGCAGCAACAAGAGCATCACATgattggaacaaaaaaaaatgaaaataatgttagaatgttactccctccgtcccataatataagggattttggagggatgtgctgtccagattcgtagtactaggaattgtcacatccctccaaaaacccttatattatgggatggagggagtagattcaAAGAAACCATCTTACCTTTTTGCGACAATGATCCTTCCGCAGAAATTACATGTTGGATGTATACCAGTCAGAGACAAATGTCACGCATGCGGATGGCATACTTGAGATCAGTGCTGAGTCAAGATATCGGAGCTTTTGATACTGACCTAACCACAGCAAACGTCATGGCTGGAGCAACCAACCATATGAGTGCTATACAAGATGCAATTGGTGAAAAGGTATACGATTGTAGCATAAACATTCACTGCAAGTTTTAGTAAATCAAACTAAAGTGCTACAACGTTCATGTGGCAATCAAATATTGAACATGAGCTTACCTTTTTCCCTCAGCTTGGTCACTTTTTGTCAAACTTCTCCACATTCTTAGTTTCCATCATTGTTGCTTTCGTCTGCTGCTGGGAGGTGGGTATGCTCTCCATGCTGGTTGTTCCTATGCTCCTCATGGTTGGAGCAACATATGCAAAAATGATGATTGACGCATCGATGAAAAGAATAGCTTTGGTCTCTGCAGCAACCACAGTTGTAGAACAGGTACCTATACAAATGGATGAAATATTAGAACCAAGTAGGTCTGCTTTATCAAATTTGTAATCGTATATACATTTGTGCAGACTCTTTCACATATCAAGACTGTCTTCTCATTTGTTGGAGAAAATTCGGCAATCAAATCATTCACCAAATGTATGGACAAGCAATATAAGCTAAGCAAGATAGAGGCAATGACAAAAGGACTAGGTTTGGGAATGTTACAGATCGCAACTTTCTGTTCGTATTCATTAACAGTGTGGGTTGGAGCAGCTGCTGTAGTTGATAGATCTGCAAAAGGAGGTGAAACAATTGCAGCTGTCATTAACATCCTCTCTGCCGCAATGTAATAAAGAACTATCTTTCTAGTTTGTATTCCATGGTTATCATAAATTAGACTACTTCCAAACATTTTACTTCTATAAAGTTGACAGGgtcattatttttatatgtggTTTCAGATATATCTCAAATGCAGCACCAGATCTTCAGTCCTTCAGCCAAGCAAAAGCTGCTGGCAAAGAAGTATTTGAGGTTATCAATAGAAATCCAGCGATAAGTTATGAATCAAATGGAACAATCCTAGAGAAGGTCACTGGAAATATTGAAATTCGAGAGGTGGATTTCATGTATCCATCCAGAGTCGACAAGCCAATTCTCAGAAGTTTTTCACTATCCATACCGGCAGGCAAAGTTGTGGCTCTTGTGGGGAGCAGTGGATGTGGGAAGAGCACTGTGATTTCTCTTGTTCAACGGTTCTATGATCCTATATCAGGTATGCTTCTATGATATATCTCTATCACCGAGCAAAAAATGGGTTGAAGTGTATATTCTACAGTCTGTGTGCTTTTTAGAGTACAGAAGAGCTAGAGTTTACTACTTTACATGACATGCTTTGCGTATTAAATTATAATTtctagagaaaaataaaaatggcatGTTGTCACTGCATACAGGatccatttttttctaaaaatatgtgCTGCATAGAGATAAACTTTTAGATCTTGCTTTTGTTAATTAGATGATGTTATAATGCAGGTAATATTCTTATCGATGGTCAAAATATTAAGGAACTTGATCTGAAGTCCCTCAGGAGAAGTATAGGTTCTGTCTCTCAAGAACCATCACTATTTTCCGGTACGATCATGGATAACTTGAGAATTGGCAAAATGGATGGAACTGATGAAGAGATAATTGAAATAGCAAAATCAGCTAATGTGCACTCCTTTGTATCCAAACTCCCAAACCAATACTCAACGGAGGTAAAGACTCCATGCTCGTGAAAAATGAGAGTTGTAAAAACCTTACAAATTGAATCAAACTATGTCAAACGATGCATACATATTCAAATAGAAGGACAAAATTCAGGCTATGTTTCAAGATTTGGACCAATATACTGCTTTTAGTTGTTCCCTTGGAAATTCATCTCGATGGCAGTAATGTGTTATGTTCTTTTTAGAGGAATATGCTGAATATGCCCAAATTAAATAGACAAGTTTTTTGAGTAGTTATATACTGAACCTACAAATAGTAAGCAACTAAGCATCAGTACAAATCCAAGCATCCCCGCTTATCTTCAATAAATGAAAAACTTAGTATTACCAATGTATTAAACTATGGCAATCACTTCAGGTAGGAGAAAGAGGTGTGCAGTTATCAGGAGGTCAGAAACAAAGAATAGCAATTGCAAGGGCTATGCTAAAAGATCCGCCAATTCTTCTTCTTGATGAAGCCACAAGTGCACTTGATTCAGAATCAGAGAAGTTGGTTCAGGAAGCTCTTGATGGAGCTATGAAAGGAAGGACAGTTATTTTGATTGCCCACAGAATGTCAACAATCATAAATTCAGACAAGATTGTTGTTGTGGAGAATGGAAAAGTAGCTCAATCTGGAACTCATGAAGAATTGCTGGAGAAAAGTCCATTCTACTCGAGTGTATGCAGTATGCAAAATCTAGAGAAGGAATCTGGCAAGAGTGAAGAAAGGTAAGCGTAATTGATTGCAGTCTTTTCACAATGTAGAGTGTTCATTTATGGAATCCATCATGGCATTGTACATATGCAATTACGAATGAAAAGTATTAGAACCAATACATTCTAGAAGATGCATAAATATAAAGCTTAAGATGTGTTCTGCTCTTTGACTAGAGAAACAATACCTAAATCGGTTGCTAGAATTAACTGAATAGACCAGAGTATATTTTACTCGTTATTATGATTTGTGTGGCATCCTAATTAATTTTGGGGAATAAATTTTCAGATTTACTGATCAGGTCAGAGAAGAACAAGACAATGGAAGTGGAACAAGCAATGAGCCGTCTTCTACTGCACATGAACAAGAGAAGAGTCTAGAACTGAACCCAAACCAACCGAAGCAGGATATCAGAAACAGAGCATCTGCTTTCTACAGAATGTTCCTTGGAACATTTATGCTGGAGCCAGGAAAGATTCTTCTGGgctcaacagcagcagcaatctCTGGGGTCTCAAAGCCAATATTTGCTTTCTATATCATGACCGTTGCCATAGCATACTTTGACCCGGATGCAAAGAGAATAGTTGCCAAGTACTCGATAATTTTGTTCCTTATTGGATTGCTCACATTTTTCAGTAACATCTTCCAGCACTATATATATGGCCTTGTCGGTGAAAGGGCAATGAATAACCTAAGGGAGGCCCTCTTTTCAGGTCTGAAACTCAAGCATAGCATTTTACATATCACGCAAGTTTGCATTTAGTAGAGAAGTATATGATCGGTTGTTCTTTAGATTGTAACACCATTTCTCTTTGTGTTAAACACAGTCATTCTGCAGAACGAAATCGGTTGGTTTGAACAACCCAAGAACAGTGTCGGTTTCCTGACATCACGCGTTGTTGGTGACACCTCCATGATTAAAACCATCATATCTGATCGAATGTCAGTGATTGTGCAGTGTATCTCTTCAATTTTGATAGCTACAGGATTAAGCATAGGAGTGAACTGGAGGATGGGTCTGGTTGCATGGGCTCTGATGCCATGTCAGTTCATCGCTGGCCTCGTACAAGTAAGGTCAGCAAAAGGTTTTGCCACTGACACCTCTACATCTCACCGGAAGCTCATCTCACTCACTTCAGAGGCTGTTAGCAACATTCGTACAGTGGCCTCTTTTGGTCAGGAAGAGGAAATACTAAAGAAAGCAGATTTGTCGCTGCAAGAACCAATGCAGACAAGCAGGATAGAGAGCATAAAGTATGGGGTGGTACAAGGGGTTTCCCTCTGCTTGTGGCACATGACACATGCCATCGCATTGAGTTACACCATTGTGCTACTTGACAAGAGCCTAGCAACATTTGAAAACTGTGTACGGGCCTATCAAGCAATTGCACTGACAATAACTTCCATCACAGAGTTATGGTCTTTGATCCCTATGGTTATATCGGCCATCACAATATTGGATCCTGCACTCGACATTCTCGACAGAGAAACGCAGATCGTGCCAGATGAACCAAAAGTGCATTGTGAAGACAGAATTACTGGCAACATTGAGTTTCAAGATGTCAGTTTCAGCTACCCATCAAGACAAGATGTGATCATATTGGATGGATTCAGTCTAGCTATTGAACCAGGCCAAAGGGTAGCATTAGTTGGGCCCAGTGGTGCAGGAAAATCCACAATCGTATCTCTTCTGCTAAGATTCTATGATCCTTGCAGAGGGCAGGTACTTGTTGACGGTAAGGACATCAGAGAATACAATCTGAGGTTCCTAAGAAAACAGATAGGACTAGTTCAGCAAGAGCCAATCTTGTTTAATTTGTCCATAAGAGAGAACATCAGCTATGGAAATGAAGGTGCATCGGAAACAGAAATAGTTGAGGCTGCAATGGAGGCAAACATCCATGAGTTCATCAGTGGCCTGTCAAATGGGTACGACACGGTGGTCGGGGACAAAGGAAGCCAACTTTCAGGAGGGCAGAAGCAGAGAATAGCCATTGCAAGAACTATACTGAAGAGGCCAGTCATACTACTCCTAGATGAGGCGACAAGTGCGCTGGATGGTGAAACCGAGAAGGTGGTGATGAGCTCCCTGGCAGCAAAGGAGTGGAAAAGCAAGGAAGGTGAGCTATCGAACAAGATCACGAGTATCACAATTGCGCACAGACTATCCACAGTCACAAGTGCAGATGTGATCGTCGTGATGGACAAAGGCGAGGTGGTCGAGATGGGCAGCCACGAAACATTGGTCACAACAAGCAATGGCGTTTACTCAAGATTGTACTGTATGCAAAGCAAAGGAATGAAAGACTGATCCTCAAGATCTCCACTTCTTCAGATAGGACGGCAGCAGAAAATAAAAGGACTTGGCACCATTGACGAGCATTTGATGCCAATCTAAAACATGTAAAAACAAAATTTACCAGTTTATATTGCTAGGAATAAAATTGGTTGTTAGAAACAGGATAGCCCAACATTTCATTTCcccaaacaaaaataaatgaatGAATAAATTCTAACAGAATAGCCCAACATTTCTTTTcttatctaattttttttggtttagctAGCTCGAAGCCGACCaagatttataaattttatacagTACCAGAATTCACAATAAAAGAATGGATCTATCAGCATTAGGAGGCAGTGGCAAGGCATCCAATCGCACGATTCATGAACTGCAACTGCTACTGCACTAAAatgtggaggaagaagagaacaaTCATGAAGAAACCCCTATCAAATCCACGAGAGGGTTTGGCCCTCACGAAACGTACAGCTAAGCTAGAAATCGCATCAAAATCATACGGCTCGAACAGAAACGACAAGGATTGGGGAATCCATACCCCTCCATataattgccaaaaaaaaaaactcagattAATCGACTCACCCGCATTACCCCCGCTTCGGCCTAGCCTCCAGCCGCTctcgtccccttcctcctccccctccactgCGCAGACCGTGGCCGCAGCGAGCTCGGGCAAAGGCGGCGGAGtatcgccggcggccgccgtggcggcggagaACCAGACGAGGTCCGCGACCAGAGCTGCGTCTCTCCTCAGCCGTCCGATCAAAGCCTTCGCTGTATTTTGCAGAAAGATCCTTATCAATATCTCTACCATTTCCACCAAGTCCTCAATAAGATCGATAGTTCGATACCATTGATTGCAATATAAATTTAGGATCTTCTCTACTGTTGGATCAGAATCGGACGGTTTGTATTAATTGTACAGTCGATATAACACATAAACATCGGAGTAAACTTTACTTTGagccttttttttattaccgTAGTGTTATTTTGGATCTCTTTCATCAaaattttcactttggac
The Oryza glaberrima chromosome 8, OglaRS2, whole genome shotgun sequence DNA segment above includes these coding regions:
- the LOC127782022 gene encoding ABC transporter B family member 19-like — its product is MEGSPSKLKKVLNQVCADLESGEDNDKGKNIFGPNAAAAALLQTIRRLTKTMALIQEKDHPVEPSKHISVDDEEITSPPVEEKAAAAADKKFPFFGLLRYADGLDWLLMVAGTMGSFLHGMGPSMSYYLVGKGIDVVGNNIGNREATVHELSKLIPYMWALAIITLPGGMIEITCWMYTSQRQMSRMRMAYLRSVLSQDIGAFDTDLTTANVMAGATNHMSAIQDAIGEKLGHFLSNFSTFLVSIIVAFVCCWEVGMLSMLVVPMLLMVGATYAKMMIDASMKRIALVSAATTVVEQTLSHIKTVFSFVGENSAIKSFTKLWVGAAAVVDRSAKGGETIAAVINILSAAIYISNAAPDLQSFSQAKAAGKEVFEVINRNPAISYESNGTILEKVTGNIEIREVDFMYPSRVDKPILRSFSLSIPAGKVVALVGSSGCGKSTVISLVQRFYDPISGNILIDGQNIKELDLKSLRRSIGSVSQEPSLFSGTIMDNLRIGKMDGTDEEIIEIAKSANVHSFVSKLPNQYSTEVGERGVQLSGGQKQRIAIARAMLKDPPILLLDEATSALDSESEKLVQEALDGAMKGRTVILIAHRMSTIINSDKIVVVENGKVAQSGTHEELLEKSPFYSSVCSMQNLEKESGKSEERFTDQVREEQDNGSGTSNEPSSTAHEQEKSLELNPNQPKQDIRNRASAFYRMFLGTFMLEPGKILLGSTAAAISGVSKPIFAFYIMTVAIAYFDPDAKRIVAKYSIILFLIGLLTFFSNIFQHYIYGLVGERAMNNLREALFSVILQNEIGWFEQPKNSVGFLTSRVVGDTSMIKTIISDRMSVIVQCISSILIATGLSIGVNWRMGLVAWALMPCQFIAGLVQVRSAKGFATDTSTSHRKLISLTSEAVSNIRTVASFGQEEEILKKADLSLQEPMQTSRIESIKYGVVQGVSLCLWHMTHAIALSYTIVLLDKSLATFENCVRAYQAIALTITSITELWSLIPMVISAITILDPALDILDRETQIVPDEPKVHCEDRITGNIEFQDVSFSYPSRQDVIILDGFSLAIEPGQRVALVGPSGAGKSTIVSLLLRFYDPCRGQVLVDGKDIREYNLRFLRKQIGLVQQEPILFNLSIRENISYGNEGASETEIVEAAMEANIHEFISGLSNGYDTVVGDKGSQLSGGQKQRIAIARTILKRPVILLLDEATSALDGETEKVVMSSLAAKEWKSKEGELSNKITSITIAHRLSTVTSADVIVVMDKGEVVEMGSHETLVTTSNGVYSRLYCMQSKGMKD